From Octopus sinensis linkage group LG14, ASM634580v1, whole genome shotgun sequence:
tatatatatatatatatatatatatatatatagttatgtacgtacatcacacatacatgtatacatgcaatatattatatatatgtatgtatgtatatatatatatattatatatatttatacatacatacatacatacatacatacatcatacatacatacatacatacatacatacatacaacatacataaatataagctgcgtgtatgtttgtgttggtaTTTATGTTTCAAATCTTCCAGTATAACGTTTGATGttcggaataaaaaaaaagattttgcttcgtattatatacatatactgggcatataataataataacaataataataataataataataaatatataaacagtattaTACAGGTGTGTCGTtgagtgtatgtataatgcctatATTGTCCACGCATGTTTCGGTATATGTACATCGATATATTTTGTTACTTTATAGGGATAAAAAGTTATAAAGTTATTtcttgagtatgtatatatgattatatgtatgaatgtgtgtatataaatacagacatacatgtatatatatgtacctctctatatatacacacatatatacataaatatatatataaaatatatatacacatatttaccaagatacatacagacatatatatatatatatatatatatatgtatgtacatgtatatatatgtatatatatatatataatcaccacacatatatatatatatatatatatatatatataatatatatatatatatacttatatgtatgtgtgtgcatgacagTAGATGTACTTCTTGAAAATGTCattctttattatataataaatatgcgtGCAGGAATATggtctatacattatatacacacacacatatatcatatacacatatatatttgtatatatatctatgtatttatatatttatgtgtatatatatatgtatatatatatatatatgtatgtatacatatgtatatatatatatatatatgtatatgtatatataaatgtgtatatatgtatatatatatatgtagatatgtatatatatgttatatatatatgtatatatatgtgtatatatatatgtatatgtacacacatatatatatatatatatatatatatatatatgtatatatatgtgtatatatatgtacatgtatagatacatgtatatatatatattgtgtgtgtgtatgtatatgtatatatgtatatgtatataagtatatatatatatatgtgtatatatatatgtatatatatatacatacatacatacatacatacactcacgtttatataatgcatatacgtatacagacaTGTCAgtttatacatctgtatatgtctatgcatgcatatatatatatacatacatacatatatatatacatatatatacatacatatatatatacatatatatatacatatatgtatgcgcgtgtgtgtgtatatatatttgcattatgtatatatgtataatatatatatgtatgtatacatatatatacacacatcacatatacataaacatacatacatacacacatccatatatatatatatatatgtatgcagacacacacatacacacacgcgtgcacccAAGTACTCACACCCacccacaggcacacatatacacatacacacaaccacaaataCAAGTATGTCAAATAACAAATTCtcgatttattaaaattttctctgCTTCTGGACGATGAGACATAATGACCAAATGTTAATTAAGGCCAGCTCCACATATCACTGGCATCTTCGAATTATTTCTcattatttctcttagctcatttcTGTTTAAATTCTGCAAATTACCTACGTCGTAActgttttcttctaatttttatgTAAATTCCTTGGCTACAGGAGATAAGGTCGGACAGTTGCCAGGCTGATGACGGCGATTGCGCCAGAAACACGTGTCCACAACTGTCCTCATATATTCAGACAATAAGCctgtccttttttcttttgtgagaAATTCTTGATTGTCGAGATTATCTCCCCTGAAGTGGAGCTGAACTTAATAGCCATTTGTTAACTGTTATACATCCTCTAGAGGCagagaatattttaattaattaatttttttattttgttatttatttgagacacttgtatttgtctatgttattcaaatacatgccactggccTTTTGAGTTATACTTCTCTTAGCTCGTTTTTGTttaaatcagtatatatatatatatatattatatatatatataatatatatatatatatatatatatatatatatatatatatatatatatatatatatatatatatatgtgtgtgtgtgtgtgtgtgtgtgtatctgtacacacacatacacaatatatatatatacatacatgcatacatgtatgcatgtcagtAAAGTCTTTCAAATTCTCTTCTGTACCATTTGGTCGTTGACATGCATTTTGTCGTAGATCAAAATCCTGCTAGTTGCCGTACGAGTTGAGCCGGAAAATGTCGACACTGAACGGGTCTCTCTTCGTGTTAGACTCGGGTGTACCGTGTGCAAACAACGGAAAGCGGAGACAAAAGCCTGGCGGAACTTGTTGTTCATGAAACAATATGTGATTGGGTTGCAACACGAAGATACATAGGCTAGCAGCTGTATGAATGAATGGCTTGTAGGACTAAGTATATCGTTGGCTCCTTTTTCGTCGAAAACAATCCATGTTTGAACGACGTATAGCGGCGACCAACAGACAAAAAATTCAAGCACAATGACGAACAACATTCGAATGACGCGGATTTTGGAAGCTCGGCTTTTCTCACTATTAGACTGTCTCATAGCACGGTTATAATCAAAGCGTTCTTTACTTTTGGTCGTTTGGCGGACGTTGTTTTTCTTcgttgatgatgacagtgacgatGACGAGGCGGCCATCTTGTTCATCATTGTTTCGGCTTCTTCCTCGACATTTTCGATACCGTTTCTGGCTTCTGAAAAATACAATTAATGAAAAAAAGTTATGAAAGAATGTGAATGAATATACGGTGTAGTAATTAGTGTTTTCATTGAACAAAACAATAGATGACCGAAACCATAAAATAACTATCGGAACGCTGACGGTTGGTTatccaaaatacagaaaaattcgAAATGTGCATGGTCGATCTCATCTGATGACCCCTGCCCACCAAGGCATATAAAGAAAAATGGCATGAGGCACCGATTGATACGATCTGAGGTACTCATACATATAtccgtgataataataataatataataataataataataataataataataataataataataataatacatcaaccccagtattcaaccggtacttattttatcgaccccgaaatgatgaaaggcaaagttgacccccgcggcatttgaactcagcataaatacctatttctttactacacacaaggggctaagcacagagaggacaaacaagaacatataaacggattaagtcgattataccgacaccagtgcgtaactggtacttatttaatcgattccgaaaggttgaaaggctaagtcgacctcggcggaatttgaactcagaacctagcggcagacgaaatacctgtttctttactacccacaaggggctaaacagagggaacaaacaaggacagataaacggatgaaatcgattatatcgacaccagtgcgtaactggtacttaatttatcgaccccaaaaggatgaaaggcaaagtcgacctctatcggacgtaagcacaccagcatcggttgtcaagcgatgttggggaggggggaggaacacagacacacaaacatacacacacacacacacacacacacacatatacgacgggcttcttttagtttccgtctaccaaatccacttacaaggctttggtcggcccgaggctacagtagaagacacttgcccaaggtgccacgcagtgggactgaacccggaaccatgtggtttgtaagcaagctacttaccacacagccactcctacgcctataaaatataaaatgcgaaaaaatataaaatacgaaaaataaaatgaagaaaggaaggcagaatgaaggaaaaacaataattaaaaaaaatgaagaaagtaaaaataaaaaaaagaaaagatgaatgaAGTCCATACATAAGTTTATGAACCATTGAGTAAATAAGAAACGGTTGAGTAGGAAAGACAAAATGGCGACCGTTTGTTGGTTCAGTTACGTATTTGATAGAATTTGaggtaaaaattaataaagtCAAGGTGGAACAGAAACGGTAGCGGTTGTCGTGGTtgaaatgttgttgctgttggtggagatggtggtgatgatggtgtgtgtgtatgtgactcagtatgagtgtgtgtgtgtttgtgaatgtgcgtgtttgtgagtgcctatacgtatgtgtttgtgagtgtgtgcgtatgccgTTGCTGTAGTGGTGTTgttactgatgatggtgatggtgattttgTGATACGAATGGTGGTTGGTAACGGCGTACAAGTGagtgtttttgagtgtgtgtaagccaatgtacgtgtgtgtgtgtgtgtgtgtgtgatgttatcGTTGACTACAGCTATGGTTGTAGTATAATTTTATTGATGGTTGCGTGAGTGGTGTTATTGGTGGAGGTTGTGTCGCTGCTAGTATTGGTAGACGCAATGTTAGCGGTGATAGTACCTTTGTTTAGTTGTTGATAGTGGAGGTAGAGGGGATGGCGGTTGTGATGGAGTCGGTGgtggataaaatgaaaaaaaaaagacaaaaaaacaaaaaaaaaacgaagacaaaAAGCGGTTTCTATCGAGCAATCAGAGATCGAATTAAGCAGCCGCCTACATGTCATAAATATTATGTCGGCTATAAAGACGGTATTTACTTTGGGATAACTGTCACTGTGGTTTTTATACAGTTCTGAATagatgcgtgtgtctgtgtatatgtatgtgtgtgtatgtgtgtgtatgtgtgtatgtgtgtgtgcgtgagcacataagtatttatgtatgtttgtacgtatgtatgtatatgtttgtaagtatgtttccttatgggtatgtatatatgtatgtatgtcagtgttcCATTTGAAGATTTTCGTATAGTGATTGTACTCCACATTATGTGCTAGCAcgcatatttatgtacgtacgtaggtacgtagtatgtatgtatgtgtatgtatgcacatatagctgtaggtttgtgtgtatatatatatatatatatgtacacatgaatacgcatgcacacatctatttataattacatatacacgcacatttatatacgaaactatatatatatatatatgtacatatatctatatctatatatatgcagttaaaggaaaaaatactgcatacatatatgtatatatgtatgtatatacatatatgtagataaatgtgtgtgtgtgcgtgtgcatatttgatcttatgtatatacactcacacacacacacatatctaatatgcatacatatatatatatacacatatatacgtacaaaacatgcatatatatatatatatatattatatatatatatatatactcacacacacgcatatatgtatctaaagacaaactatatgtatatacctatacatacaaacacacacacacacatatatatgtgtgtatagatatgtgcatacttacatatacacacacatgtatacatatatcaatgaaaggaatagaaaaaggaaatgaatagTCATAAGGGCGGACAAGACAGGCaatcgatagatcgatagattgaAAAGTTGATAGATATAGGATTgcattgaaaaagagattgatattTATTTAGGCAGACAGAACAaagattggtgtgtgtgtgtgtgtatacgtacgagtggatgttgtgtgtgagtgtgaacgagtatgcatgtgtatgcgtgtttatatgtatatatatatagaaccacatagatacctatatacatatgcacacacatgtacgcatatggACAcgcaaaagtatgtatgtatgtgtgcgcgagtgtgcgtgtgtatatatatatatatatatatatatatatacatctatctatctatctatctatctatctagacaaCCACATGcacagtttaaaaatttttttactgctttctCTCATTGatctgcgaccatactggagcaccacatttaattACTTTAGGAGATCAACAATGTTGAATCTATACCGGCGAGAGCTGATATTAAGGGAGTTTTCCACAAACCAAAAAATTAAGGCTAAGATACTGAGCATGAGCCAATGAGATGTCAGCACTAAAATAGTATATTCTCTGCTTGATGAGCTCGGATCCTGATTCCATGGAGACCATTTCGAAGAGACTGTTCAACGAAAAGATATTTCATGTAAATTCACCGAAAAGACAATTCATCGAAATTCCTCTTAAGCGTTTTACATTTAAACTGGCATTTAAACCTTCGGCTAGTCaacatattctacatgttttatgttcaagccagcCAGATATGATTTATCACTCCTAATCTGCAATAACTAACCACATCACCAAAAAGATCAAATATAAGATAATGCAGATTAACTCAAAGAAAGGAAaggacatttcattaaaattcaataaaaagatAGTTTATCGAAAGAACTGGTAATTGAATGGTTAGTCACTGAAGATCATCATCGAAGATTAAAAGTCGAAGTTAACCTCatcgagatttgaactcggaatgtaaagaaccgAAACGAAAAGCTGCAAAACACCTCGTTCAACGCTCTACCGATTCTCACAATGTATTAGTTTActacttaatttatttaataatttacttttgttaattttcttaataaagataCTGCGGCAAATTAGTAGAATCGTTTGAATGCTGGGcaacatgcttagcagtatttctttcggTTTTACGTTTAGGGTTCGAATTCCAAAGAGGTCGAGTTCAACTTTCATGCCTCTCAGGGTCGATGAAacgagtacctatttctttactacccacaaggggctaaacacagaggggacaaacaaggacagacaaacggattaagtcgattacatcgaccccagtgtgtaactggtactttatttatcgaccccgaaaggatgaaaggcaaagtcgacctcggcggaatttgaactcagaacgtaaacggcagacgaaataccgctaatcatttcacccggcgtgctaacgtttctgccaactcgccgtgtACCACTTCCCCACTGGGGCCATTGTAATTGACTCGCCCTTCCCACAAAGTTTCAGGCATTACGTCTATAGTAGAAGGAAGCTTTCTTCATATAAATTTGATTATTTCTAACATAGGTTGAAGGTCGcgattttatgaaaaataaataagaagcggGCAAGGTTTAGTCGGTTAAATCGATCCAGTTCTTGGTTGTTACTTTGGAAAACAATGGCTGACAACGTCGGGCTCTCGCACTTTTTGAACAAAGAATCTTAAAAGAGGATGTTAGCTAGGGACTGTCAAAAAGAATTATTTGTCCTTGAAAGGGAAATATTGAGggcaagaatttttttctttaaatggaattaaattctttttttttctcagaatCATAAAGGAGTTTTtccaaagccagcaagttcagtGGAGGTGTGTGTCGGTCGATTACACCAACCGTCGttcacagctggtacttattttatcgattccgaaaagatgaaaagcatagttaacctcgacggaattgaactcagaacgttaaagacggacgaaatgccgcctagcgttttatccggcgtgctaatgattctgtcagctcgtcaccTTCACGAACATTTTTATATTGGttgcaaattttagcacaaggccagcaagttcagagaagggggacagtcgattacatgcCCCACCtccgtactcaactggtacttatttcatcgactccgaaaggatgaaaagcaaagtcgaccccactgaaatttgaacttagaacgttacAGACAGACGAGATGTCgccaagaattttgcccggcgagctaacgattgtACCAGTTCGCCGCTTTGCTCTCCCAGCGATAATTAAATACTTCATATATTACTTATTTGAAACATATGTTGTTTAGTATTAGCCTCTTCGTTGTTGCGTGGTTAAGAATACCACTACGTGCTAGCGAGTCCATTCTGCTCAACACAATCGTTAAACTACACTCAACATATGAAGCTAGAATTCTTGAAATTAAGACTTTTACACTTCTTCCATTCTTATTTCCTGGATAAACATGATCTTAATTCTTTCAAATCGTACGTTCATCGATTTATGATTCTTAGGGCAGCTATTCATTAGATTTTCTGACTTTTCTATTGTATGTTTCAacgtaataaatgttttttttcgcAGGTCTGTTCTGCTTCCTTAATGGGAAACACTTTAAATAAGAgaccaaaaaacagaaaaaggacatatatatgtgcgtgcgcgtgtgtaagtaaaccaaacatacaaacatacatacacacatacttacataatacatacatacatgctcacatacatacatacatacatacacacatacaaacatacatggtacatacatacatacatacacacatacaaacatacatacacacttacaaacatacacacatacaaacatacatacacacatacaaacatacaacatacatacatacatacatacatacatacatacatacatacatacatacgcacatacatataacaaataacagaggcggaaaatggaatatacgagaaactttattgctcacgACAATCGTTTCGATCCCTCGAACGTAGTTCAGCGGCTTACTATACTAGGTACATACCCAacacttaactatatatatatatatatatatatatatatatatataatatatatatatatatatatatatatatatatatatatatacacacacatatacataggacgctgtacaaggtgccacgcagtgtgactgaacctgaaaccatgtggttggtgaagcaaacttattacaaCACGACTTTTTATTCATATCTAATATGTCCAGTTCCTCTAAAGATAAACAGAACGAAACAAGAATTGGGTTTATTATGTAATTCCGTTTACCTTACATTTAAACAAACTTATACCGGACTGTAACTCAAACATTTGGTTCCACAGGGAATTTCCATTGTAAGTTCTGATGTTAGTTTTAACCATCACTGCTACGGTGGTGTCTGAGTATCCCTTTGTATAGTcttgttgtatttatatttcatagtttttatcttatttttttattttattttcagaccAGTATAGATTCAAAATTATCGATTAATGACTGGATCGAATGTGTTATTTGTACGCAAGAAAGGGATCTTTAAACAGAGAAGTTCCTGCCAAATTCAATGCTATCTCGATTGGCGTCCAAGACTATATTCACTCAATGGTTGGAATATTTGCTCAGCCTATTCAAAGAATCTGAAACGGTGCTTGAACGACAACGTAATAGTAAGCAAAAACTGCAGCAAATGATTCCGAAATAGCTATAATGGTATCTGATCTTTCTGAGAACAGCCTGTGAATATCGAGCAGAAAAAAACTgtcatttgaaacaaatatatggTGTTCTGGCCAAcaaatttttttacttattttattttcatataaagaaaaatgtCATTTCTGCCCATAAAAACGTGCAGCATATATAAGAATTTCATGGTGATGAGATGATCTGacataaaaatattatgaatagTTCACATCACAGCAACAAATTACAGTTTAAAGGAAGCTATATTTTCCCCTTGATGGCCTGATAACATCCATAGATCACGTTTCTGGCCTACAAAAACCCCAAATTGACATGAAGAAGGATATTTTACCGTAACCTAAAAATTGTGGTTTAGGTTGGGATATTTTGTTGAAGGTTTGATCCTCATTTCTTTTGCAAGGGTAGCAGGCTTAATCTGCTGCCCTGTTTGACACTACCACTTGACTCTTGGATACCTTTAGTGGAGTCCATTCTGTTACAAGCATTCAGGTAAGatctctggtttgaggatatcTTACTCCCTCCTTCCAACCGGTCACGTAGGATCTGTGAAGGACCCCGGGGACTGCTTTCTCTCCCgattaaaaaaacattctttcttatttgtgagaTGACTTTCCTTCGTCAGAACGATGTAAAATTTGTCTTCAAAAAGACGGTCCACATAGCATTTTGCTATCAGTGTGGAGAATTATTTAAATTAAGCCTCTTTCTGAGAAATTAGGCCTATCTGAATGATAACTTAGGTCTTAACATCTGACACCTCTTAATTATTTTCCCCTGTGGTGGTCATCCACGGTCAatataatctgaaaaaaaaactgaCTTAGAACTTTCAATATACTAAAAGCTGGTAGTCAAGGCCATTTGCGATAACATTAGTAGAGGCCTCCCAAAAAGGATCCAGTTTTTGTATTCAAGGGCGTCAAAAATGGTTAGATGTCAAACGTCATCACTTTGAACatttttgcaattaaggacattttaaattgatttcaaattttaacccaaggccagcaatttggaggaaaggagagaggagataagttgattacatcgaccccagggcccAACAGGTACGTCTgtcatcgactccgaaacgatgaaagacgaaatcgaccttggcggaatttgagctcagaaagtaaagacggaagaaatgctgctaaacattttgtcgaaAGTGCTaccgattcttttctactctaggcataaagcCCGAAATGTTTGTGGTGTGagccagacgattagatcgaccccagtacgcaactggtacttaatttatcgccccccccgaaagaatgaaaggcaaagtcgacctcggcctaatttgaacttagaacgtaaagacagacgaaatacctaaaaatgtctttactacccataaggagttaaacatagaggggacaaacagggacagacaaagggattaagttgattacatcgactccagtgcgtaactggtacttaatttatcgaccccgaaaggatgataggcaaagtcgacttcggtggaattcgaactccgagcgtaactgcagacgaaataccgctaagtatttcgcccggcatgctaacgattctgccagctcgccgccttacgaacAGTTtatattagcttcaaatttttaCACAAGACCAGCAACTCAGAGGGGGTGGGGAACcaattacactgactccagtgctcaactagtacttattctattgaccccgaaaggatgaaaagcaaagtcgacttcgcagaatttgaatgtaaagatggacggaatgccgctaagcgttttgcttcgcgtggtaacaattctgccagcctacCGCTTTCACAGTTATTTTATATTGAGTTCTTTTTCAATGAATCCAGATTTCTGAGCCGCCTAggatacatacattcttatagatatgtgtgtgtatgtatgtgtgtgtgtgtgtatatatatatatatatatatatatatatatacacacacacatacatggtcccagtcaaatgactgaaacaaataaaagaataaaagaataaaagaatatatatatatattcttttatttgtttcagtcatttgactgggaccatgctggagcaccgcctttagtcgagcaaatcgaccccaggacttattatttgtaagcctagcacttattctaatCGGTCTGtcttactgaaccgctaagtgacggggacttaaacacaccagcataggttgtcaagcgatgttggagggaggggggacagacacagacacacaaacacatacatatatatatatatatatatatatatacatacatatatacgacggacatcTTTCAagttccggctaccaaatccactcacaaagctttggtcggcccgaggctatagcagaagacacttgcccaaggtgccatgcagtgggactgaacccagaaccatgtggttggtaagtaagctactaaccacacagccactcaaacacacacatatatgtaagtgtatgcgtgtatctatctatttatctatcaactggtgcttattttatcaactccgaaagaataaaaCGTAAAGTTGAcgtcaggggaatttgaactcagaacgcaaagcggacgaaataccgctaaacatttctctcggcgtcctaacgattctgccatctcaccgcctaaTCACCACTCtaacaataataagaattcttcctaattttggcaCCAAATTGGCAATTTTGAGGTGGGgaaacaagttgattacatcgagcctagtgtttgagtggtactttattttatcgatcccgaaaggatgaaaggcaaaggttacttcgacgggatttgaaccgATAACACAAAGAGCTGGAAGTAacgctgctaagcgttttgttcgacgctctaacgattccgtCAGCTCGCAGCCTCATCCACaatatcaacagcagcagcagcagcaacaacaacaacaacaacaacagcagccacaacaacaacactaataacagcaacaataacagtgtcagcaacaataacaaccaccaccaccaccaccaccaccaccaccaccactaccaccactactactactactactactactactactactactactactgcattaCATTATTAAAAACAACTTCATTAGCACGGTCGCCGTCATCAACAAGTAGTAGTGAACAGTACCAGCTCTCCCCCACCAGCACATCTCCTCCACAGCCAACAGAAACAGGTAATTACTTTGAAGCCAGCCAATAGTTTTAATGTTAGCCTGTTTGAAAGCCGAGAACCACATTTGTACTGGGTACTTAAGTGGAGACGTTTGATATTACAATACACAACCTGAGTAGTATTGATTTCTAGcgtgtttcttttgtttgtttgcatgttttCTTTGATTCTAGCTCCTCACTAGGTcgcaatgtaaaaaaaacaacaacaaaacaagacaaaaagacaataaaaacaacaaaaaacctcAGAAAAGATCAGTGTTTGTAGCTCGAGATGATGGTGACTAGAGCAGAGAGCAATATTTCATATCCGGTTCAGCGTCCGATCTCGCCACTGAGCTGGCATAACTGAGCTGTGCTTGTGTCACAAAGAGAATCGAGTTTGACAGCTTAATCTTATCACTGAGTAATGTGGAAACGAGTCTGGAACCAAGTAATGTGGAAACGAGTAATGTGGAAACGAGTCTGGAACCGAATAATGTGGAAACGAGTAATGTGGAAACGAGTCTGGAACCAAGTAACGTGGAAACGAGTAATGTGGAAACTGAGTAATGTGGAAACGAGTCTGGAACCAAGTAATGTGGAAACGAGTAATGTGGAAACGAGTAATGTGGAAACGAGTAATGTGGAAACTGAGTAATGTGGAAACGAGTCTGGAACCAAGTAATGTGGAAACGAGTAATGTGGAAACTGAGTAATGTGGAAACGAGTCTGGAACCAAATAATGTGGAAACGAGTCTGGGACCTAGTCTCTGCTGTGTAACTTGACAGAAACTCAGACGACATACTCAGTCTGGTTTCATCATCGAGCAAGACATAGCTGAGTTGTGCTGAGTCACCGACAGAACGACACTCGACAGTCCGATCTTGTAATTGAGCAACGTGTAAACTGAGCCTGTGTGGTGTCGTTGATCGAAACACACTTATCAGTCAGATCTCATTAATGAGTCAGTAGTAACTGAGCTGTGCTATGCGACTGAGGGAATGACAATTGACAATCCGATACCGTAACCGAATAACGTGTAACTGAGTGTGTGCTGAGCAAATGAAAGAAACACGACTTGATTGTTAAGTGTTCACAAGACTCAACTCAAAATGGCTTTAATCTTCTTAATTGTTGTGCAAT
This genomic window contains:
- the LOC115219324 gene encoding cholecystokinin receptor-like, with protein sequence MWFSAFKQANIKTIGWLQKARNGIENVEEEAETMMNKMAASSSSLSSSTKKNNVRQTTKSKERFDYNRAMRQSNSEKSRASKIRVIRMLFVIVLEFFVCWSPLYVVQTWIVFDEKGANDILSPTSHSFIQLLAYVSSCCNPITYCFMNNKFRQAFVSAFRCLHTVHPSLTRRETRSVSTFSGSTRTATSRILIYDKMHVNDQMVQKRI